A window of the Brassica napus cultivar Da-Ae chromosome A2, Da-Ae, whole genome shotgun sequence genome harbors these coding sequences:
- the LOC106401116 gene encoding tonoplast dicarboxylate transporter-like: protein MNGDHISVADSDNMKSPLLPVVHNDEPMERKTVGQHLRTIFTPNNCYIALGPLLCAVVCLCARLGGDDTTRARNMLGVLVWIFEWWLTEAVPMPITSMSPLFLFPLFGITAADDVASSYMDDVIALVLGSFILALAVEHYNIHRRLALNITMVFCVEPLNAPLLLLGICATTAFVSMWMHNVAATVMMMPVATGILQRLPSSSEMVHPAVGKFCKAVVLGVIYSAAIGGMSTLTGTGVNLILVGMWKSYFPEGNPISFSQWFFFGFPLALCIFLVLWGILCVLYCPKGSGKALSPYLHKSHLRRELEMLGTMSFAEKMVLSVFGGLVLLWMTRNITQDIPGWGSLFHGRAGDGTVSVMMATLLFIIPNKIKKGEKLMDWNKCKKLPWNIVLLLGAGFAIADGVRSSGLAEVLSKGLVFLETAPYWAIAPTVCLIAATITEFTSNNATTTLLVPLLIEIAKTMRVHPLLLMVPGAIGAQFAFLLPTGTPSNVVGFTTGHIEIKDMIKTGLPLKIAGTAFLSVLMPTLGAYVFGTKG from the exons ATGAACGGTGATCATATCTCCGTCGCAGACTCCGACAATATGAAATCTCCGCTCTTACCGGTCGTCCACAATGACGAACCAATGGAGAGAAAAACGGTGGGGCAACATCTCCGGACAATATTCACGCCGAATAATTGTTACATCGCTCTTGGTCCTCTTCTTTGCGCCGTGGTGTGTCTATGCGCACGGCTCGGCGGAGATGATACGACGAGGGCGAGGAACATGCTCGGCGTTCTTGTATGGATATTCGAGTGGTGGTTGACGGAGGCCGTTCCGATGCCTATCACCTCCATGTCACCGCTTTTCCTATTCCCTCTCTTCGGAATCACGGCGGCGGATGACGTGGCAAGTTCTTACATGGATGACGTCATCGCCCTAGTCCTGGGCAGCTTTATCCTTGCTCTCGCCGTCGAACACTACAATATACATCGTCGTCTCGCCCTTAAC ATAACTATGGTGTTCTGCGTGGAGCCTCTAAATGCGCCACTCCTTCTTCTTGGCATCTGCGCAACGACGGCGTTCGTGAGTATGTGGATGCACAACGTGGCGGCTACCGTCATGATGATGCCAGTTGCTACAGGGATACTTCAAAGACTGCCCTCTTCGTCGGAAATGGTGCATCCGGCGGTGGGGAAGTTTTGCAAGGCGGTGGTGCTCGGTGTGATATACTCGGCTGCAATTGGTGGAATGAGCACACTGACAGGAACAGGTGTGAATCTGATACTTGTCGGAATGTGGAAAAGCTATTTCCCTGAGGGTAACCCAATCAGTTTCAGCCAATGGTTCTTCTTCGGTTTCCCATTAGCTTTGTGCATATTCTTGGTGCTTTGGGGTATTCTATGTGTGTTGTACTGTCCTAAAGGATCAGGGAAAGCTCTATCTCCTTATCTTCATAAATCTCATCTTCGTAGAGAGCTTGAGATGTTAGGAACAATGAGTTTCGCTGAAAAGATGGTTCTGTCTGTGTTTGGTGGGTTGGTTTTGTTGTGGATGACAAGAAATATAACCCAAGATATCCCCGGCTGGGGTAGCCTCTTCCACGGCCGGGCTGGGGATGGAACGGTGAGTGTGATGATGGCTACATTGCTGTTTataatcccaaacaaaattaaaaagggAGAGAAGCTAATGGATTGGAATAAATGCAAGAAACTTCCGTGGAACATAGTGTTATTACTAGGAGCTGGGTTCGCTATAGCTGATGGAGTACGCTCCAGTGGCTTAGCTGAAGTCTTATCCAAAGGTCTCGTGTTTCTTGAAACTGCTCCTTATTGGGCCATTGCTCCAACCGTTTGCCTCATCGCTGCTACCATCACTGAGTTCACCTCAAACAACGCAACCACTACATTGTTGGTTCCTTTACTCATCGAGATTGCAAAGACAATGCGCGTCCATCCTCTGCTTCTGATGGTCCCTGGTGCCATAGGAGCTCAGTTTGCTTTCTTGCTACCCACGGGAACGCCCTCTAACGTCGTAGGGTTCACGACAGGGCATATTGAGATCAAAGACATGATTAAGACAGGCTTGCCTCTAAAGATCGCAGGAACCGCCTTTCTCTCTGTCTTGATGCCAACCCTTG GGGCTTACGTTTTTGGAACAAAAGGATGA